In Pseudomonas rhizosphaerae, one DNA window encodes the following:
- a CDS encoding LLM class flavin-dependent oxidoreductase: MKFSLFVHMERWDEKTSHRQLFEDLTELTLMAEKGGFSTVWIGEHHAMEYTISPSPMPLLAYLAGKTTTIHLGAGTIIAPFWHPLRVAGECALLDVISNGRMEVGLARGAYQVEFDRMAGGMPASSGGNALREMVPVVRKLWEGDYAHDGEIWKFPTSTSVPKPVKTPPMWIAARDPDSHNFAVANGCNVMVTPLMKGDEEVVDLKNKFEAALANNPTVPRPQLMVLRHTHVHGKDDPEGWKVGATAISRFYRTFDAWFGNKTTPVNGFLEPSPESKFAERPEFELENIRKNTMIGTPEQIIARIQYYQELGVDEFSFWCDNSLPHAEKKKSLELFINEVVPAFQ, from the coding sequence ATGAAATTTTCGCTGTTCGTGCACATGGAACGCTGGGACGAGAAAACCAGCCACCGCCAGCTTTTCGAAGACCTGACCGAACTGACCCTGATGGCCGAAAAAGGCGGGTTCAGCACGGTGTGGATTGGCGAGCACCACGCCATGGAATACACCATCTCCCCCAGCCCCATGCCGCTGCTGGCCTACCTGGCCGGCAAGACCACCACCATCCACCTGGGCGCCGGCACCATCATCGCGCCGTTCTGGCATCCGCTGCGGGTCGCCGGCGAATGCGCCCTGCTGGACGTGATCAGCAACGGCCGCATGGAGGTCGGCCTGGCCCGCGGCGCTTATCAGGTGGAGTTCGACCGCATGGCCGGTGGCATGCCGGCCAGCAGCGGTGGCAATGCCCTGCGCGAAATGGTGCCGGTGGTGCGCAAGCTGTGGGAAGGCGACTACGCCCATGACGGCGAGATCTGGAAATTCCCCACCTCCACCAGCGTGCCGAAACCGGTGAAGACGCCGCCCATGTGGATCGCCGCGCGCGACCCCGATTCGCACAACTTCGCCGTCGCCAACGGCTGCAACGTCATGGTCACGCCGCTGATGAAGGGTGACGAGGAAGTGGTCGATCTGAAGAACAAGTTCGAAGCGGCCCTGGCCAACAACCCGACCGTACCGCGGCCGCAGTTGATGGTGCTGCGTCATACACACGTTCATGGCAAGGACGACCCCGAAGGCTGGAAAGTCGGCGCCACGGCGATTTCGCGGTTCTACCGCACCTTCGATGCCTGGTTCGGCAACAAGACCACCCCGGTTAACGGCTTCCTGGAACCCAGCCCGGAATCCAAGTTCGCCGAGCGCCCTGAGTTCGAGCTGGAGAACATCCGCAAGAACACCATGATCGGCACCCCTGAGCAGATCATCGCGCGCATCCAGTACTACCAAGAACTGGGCGTCGACGAGTTCAGCTTCTGGTGCGACAACAGCCTGCCCCATGCCGAGAAAAAGAAGTCGCTGGAACTGTTCATCAACGAAGTGGTGCCGGCGTTTCAATAA
- a CDS encoding ABC transporter ATP-binding protein gives MSAVIKQQQAVQAGDTLVSLRGLNRHYGDFAAVDNIDLDIKDGEFLTFLGSSGSGKSTTLSMLAGFETPSSGEILVGGQSLVNVPPHKRGIGMVFQRYSLFPHLSVRDNVAFPLDIRKLGRAERDRKVDAMLKLVQLEAFAHRRPSQLSGGQQQRVAIARALVYEPRILLMDEPLGALDKKLREDLQDELRQLHRRLGITIVYVTHDQEEAMRLSQRIAIFSHGKIVGLGSGYDLYQNPPNAFVASFLGNSNFLKLTTTSNGSASFEGASLGMRLTPGANAGQQVLLMVRPEKAQALSVVQAAEQPLLPGWNQIAATVTETLFLGESQTCSVVTSGGTAMTVKALSAAGMPLQAGEQVQVRWAAADACVYTHWEDGDLNKAAGTH, from the coding sequence ATGAGTGCTGTGATCAAACAACAACAGGCCGTGCAGGCCGGCGACACCCTGGTCAGCCTGCGCGGCTTGAACCGTCATTACGGCGATTTCGCCGCGGTGGACAACATCGACCTGGACATCAAGGACGGTGAATTCCTGACGTTCCTGGGCTCCAGCGGCTCGGGCAAGAGCACCACGCTGTCGATGCTGGCAGGCTTCGAGACGCCCAGTTCCGGCGAGATCCTGGTCGGTGGTCAGTCACTGGTGAACGTACCGCCGCACAAGCGTGGTATCGGCATGGTATTCCAGCGCTACTCGCTGTTTCCCCACCTGTCGGTACGCGACAACGTTGCCTTCCCTCTGGACATTCGCAAACTGGGCCGCGCCGAGCGTGACCGCAAGGTCGATGCGATGCTCAAGCTGGTGCAGCTCGAAGCGTTCGCCCACCGTCGACCTTCGCAACTGTCCGGTGGCCAGCAGCAGCGCGTGGCCATCGCCCGCGCGCTGGTCTACGAACCACGCATCCTGTTGATGGACGAGCCGCTGGGCGCCCTGGACAAGAAGCTGCGCGAAGATCTGCAGGACGAGCTGCGGCAGTTGCACAGGCGCCTGGGCATCACCATCGTCTACGTGACCCACGACCAGGAAGAAGCCATGCGCCTGTCGCAACGCATCGCCATCTTCAGCCACGGCAAGATCGTCGGCCTGGGCAGCGGCTACGACCTTTACCAGAACCCGCCCAATGCCTTCGTGGCATCGTTCCTGGGCAACTCCAACTTCCTCAAGCTGACCACCACCAGCAACGGTTCGGCCAGTTTCGAAGGCGCCAGCCTGGGCATGCGCCTGACCCCTGGTGCCAACGCGGGCCAGCAGGTGCTGTTGATGGTGCGCCCGGAGAAAGCCCAAGCCCTGAGCGTCGTACAAGCGGCAGAGCAACCCCTGCTGCCCGGCTGGAACCAGATCGCGGCCACCGTCACCGAGACCCTGTTCTTGGGTGAAAGCCAGACCTGCAGCGTGGTCACCAGCGGCGGCACGGCGATGACGGTCAAGGCCTTGTCAGCGGCCGGTATGCCCCTGCAGGCCGGTGAGCAGGTCCAGGTGCGCTGGGCAGCGGCAGACGCTTGCGTGTACACGCACTGGGAAGACGGCGACCTGAACAAGGCGGCCGGGACGCACTGA
- a CDS encoding ABC transporter permease: MAGQVKLSSPSALGSTGGAAGGPGALRAAQPRPGLIQRWRGSGNLLPALLFLGLFFFAPLIGLLLRGVLEPTPGLDNYRELFANSAYARVLFNTFSVAGLVTLFSVLLGFPLAWVITLVPRGWGRWIFSIVLLSMWTSLLARTYSWLVLLQASGVVNKLLMALSIIDQPLEMVHNLTGVVIGMSYIMIPFIVLPLQATMQAIDPMVLQAGAICGASPWTNFFRVFLPLCRSGLFSGALMVFVMSLGYYVTPALLGGAQNMMLPEFIVQQVQSFLNWGLASAAAALLVLITLVLFYFYLKLQPESPVGASNSR; this comes from the coding sequence ATGGCTGGTCAAGTGAAGCTGTCCTCGCCCTCCGCGCTGGGCAGCACCGGGGGCGCCGCCGGCGGCCCCGGTGCGCTGCGTGCCGCCCAGCCACGACCCGGCCTGATCCAGCGCTGGCGGGGTTCGGGCAACCTGCTGCCGGCGCTGCTGTTTCTCGGTCTGTTCTTCTTCGCTCCGCTGATCGGCCTGTTGCTGCGCGGCGTGCTGGAACCCACGCCGGGGCTGGACAACTACCGTGAACTGTTCGCCAACTCGGCCTACGCCAGGGTGTTGTTCAACACCTTCTCGGTGGCCGGGCTGGTAACGCTGTTCAGCGTGTTGCTGGGCTTTCCCCTGGCGTGGGTGATCACCCTGGTCCCGCGCGGCTGGGGTCGGTGGATCTTCAGCATCGTGCTGCTGTCGATGTGGACCAGCCTGCTGGCGCGCACCTATTCCTGGCTGGTGTTGCTGCAGGCGTCGGGGGTGGTCAACAAGCTGCTCATGGCCCTGAGCATCATCGACCAGCCGCTGGAAATGGTGCACAACCTCACCGGCGTGGTAATCGGCATGAGCTACATCATGATCCCGTTCATCGTGTTGCCGTTGCAGGCGACCATGCAAGCGATCGACCCCATGGTGCTGCAGGCTGGTGCTATCTGCGGCGCCAGCCCCTGGACCAACTTCTTCCGGGTGTTCCTGCCACTGTGCCGCTCGGGGCTGTTCTCCGGCGCCTTGATGGTGTTCGTCATGTCCCTGGGCTACTACGTCACCCCGGCCCTGCTGGGCGGTGCGCAGAACATGATGCTGCCCGAGTTCATCGTGCAACAGGTGCAATCGTTCCTTAATTGGGGGCTGGCCAGTGCGGCCGCAGCGCTGTTGGTGCTGATCACCCTGGTGCTGTTCTATTTCTATCTGAAGCTGCAACCGGAATCCCCGGTTGGCGCCAGCAATTCGAGGTAA
- a CDS encoding DUF1330 domain-containing protein translates to MKAYWIAHVDVTDPAQYVLYTQSAPAVFAQYGGRLLARGGRSQAMEGRATPQRSVVIEFDSYAQAQACYQSREYQQAAGLRAGAARAEVIIVEGCEAVTG, encoded by the coding sequence ATGAAGGCTTATTGGATTGCTCATGTAGACGTCACCGATCCTGCCCAGTACGTGCTCTACACCCAGAGTGCGCCGGCGGTTTTCGCCCAGTATGGCGGGCGCCTGCTGGCCAGGGGCGGGCGCTCGCAAGCCATGGAAGGCCGGGCAACGCCGCAGCGCAGCGTGGTGATCGAGTTCGATTCGTACGCCCAGGCGCAAGCCTGTTATCAATCGCGCGAATACCAGCAGGCAGCCGGGCTGCGTGCAGGCGCGGCTAGGGCCGAGGTGATCATCGTGGAGGGTTGCGAGGCGGTGACGGGCTAG
- a CDS encoding PQQ-dependent sugar dehydrogenase, translated as MAAITRHLTALLVAALATGAIASIVQTQLNLGELVDLGAPVTASVRVWTTLEDLARFGPVMAGIAAGALVLAVGAGHLALRFSPLTGRRCVFIVSGVCGLGFVFWLMRSVIPMPALPGTRTSAGHVLMSLTGGLGGALYARLSKPNGAVVLWRGAGAVAMLLIAPVVLFFVMAPGAGSKPAVVDPASYAVQTIAKGLNRPWSIAFLPDGRTLVTEMGGRLLVIDRDGASSPVRLDGLPPLFQRGGTAGLMEVALDPQFEQNGWIYLTMAYGDTKANGTQLVRAKWAHDRIEEVRVLFSSTLKARVGNNGGRLAFLGDGTLVLSLGDGSERREEAQNLANHLGTVVRLDREGRPPADNPFIQRPGVAPEIYSLGHRNVQGIAVDPATGDLLVTEHGARGGDEINHIVPGGNYGWPVVTAGIDYPFATVTPFRQLPEYRDALLEWTPSIAPSGLAVYSGALFADWQGDLLVPALKERTVRRVLRDGQKIVGQQLLLGELDERMRDVKVAPDGSIYVLTDGVDAKLLRLTPVAREG; from the coding sequence ATGGCGGCGATCACCCGGCATCTCACAGCGTTGCTCGTTGCCGCCCTGGCAACGGGCGCCATCGCCAGCATCGTTCAGACCCAGCTCAATCTGGGCGAGCTTGTCGACCTTGGGGCGCCGGTCACGGCGTCCGTTCGCGTCTGGACCACTCTGGAAGACCTCGCCCGGTTCGGGCCGGTCATGGCCGGCATCGCAGCCGGAGCGCTTGTGCTCGCGGTGGGTGCCGGGCACCTGGCGCTGCGATTCAGCCCGTTGACCGGGCGCAGGTGCGTCTTCATCGTATCGGGTGTATGTGGGTTGGGTTTCGTGTTCTGGCTGATGCGCTCGGTGATTCCCATGCCGGCGCTACCGGGCACAAGGACGTCAGCGGGCCATGTGCTGATGTCGCTGACAGGTGGCTTGGGCGGAGCGCTCTATGCGCGGTTGAGCAAACCCAACGGCGCAGTCGTCCTTTGGCGTGGTGCAGGGGCCGTAGCGATGCTTTTGATCGCACCTGTCGTGCTGTTTTTCGTCATGGCGCCAGGCGCTGGCAGCAAGCCAGCGGTGGTCGACCCTGCAAGCTATGCGGTCCAGACGATTGCGAAAGGGTTGAACCGCCCTTGGTCGATCGCCTTTCTGCCAGACGGCCGCACGCTGGTCACCGAGATGGGCGGTCGATTGCTGGTCATCGATCGCGATGGTGCCTCTTCGCCCGTCAGGCTGGATGGGCTGCCGCCGCTGTTTCAGCGCGGCGGCACCGCCGGGCTGATGGAGGTAGCGCTGGACCCGCAGTTCGAGCAGAACGGCTGGATCTACCTGACCATGGCCTACGGCGATACCAAGGCCAACGGCACGCAGCTGGTGCGAGCCAAATGGGCGCACGACAGAATCGAAGAGGTGCGCGTGCTGTTCAGTTCCACGCTCAAGGCGCGGGTGGGCAACAACGGTGGGCGTCTGGCGTTTCTGGGTGACGGCACCCTGGTGCTGTCGCTGGGGGATGGCAGCGAGCGGCGCGAAGAAGCGCAGAATCTGGCCAATCATCTGGGCACCGTGGTCAGGCTTGACCGCGAGGGTCGGCCGCCGGCGGACAACCCGTTCATCCAGCGACCTGGCGTTGCGCCGGAGATCTACAGCCTGGGCCATCGCAACGTCCAAGGCATCGCCGTCGATCCGGCCACAGGGGATCTGCTGGTGACCGAGCACGGTGCGCGAGGGGGTGACGAGATCAACCATATCGTCCCGGGCGGCAACTACGGATGGCCTGTGGTGACGGCGGGTATCGATTACCCGTTCGCGACAGTGACGCCGTTTCGGCAACTCCCCGAATATCGCGACGCGCTCCTGGAGTGGACGCCTTCGATTGCGCCGTCCGGCCTGGCGGTCTACAGCGGCGCGCTGTTTGCGGACTGGCAGGGAGACCTGCTGGTGCCTGCGCTCAAGGAACGCACGGTGCGCCGCGTGCTGCGCGACGGCCAGAAGATCGTGGGTCAGCAACTGCTGCTGGGCGAACTGGACGAGCGCATGCGTGACGTCAAGGTGGCACCGGACGGCTCGATCTACGTGCTCACCGATGGGGTCGATGCCAAGCTGCTGAGGTTGACGCCGGTTGCTCGCGAAGGCTGA
- a CDS encoding ABC transporter substrate-binding protein encodes MVFKKRAIAALAAATLAFTAGTAVAAEPLSFVSWGGTTQDAQKSSWADPFSKSSGTAVVMDGPTDYGKLKAMVESGNVQWDVVDVEADFALRAASEGLLEPMDFKVIDRSKLDPRFVSDYGVGSFYFSFVLGYNEGKVAAGKPQDWTALFDTKTYPGKRALYKWPSPGVLEIALLADGVAADKLYPLDLDRAFKKLDSIKKDIVWWGGGAQSQQLLASGEVAMGQFWNGRVYALQQDGAPVGVSWKQNLAMADFLVVPKGSKNKEAAMRFVANATSAKGQADFSNLTAYAPVNTESVQRLDSVLAPNLSTAHVDDQITLDFAYWAKNGPSIATRWNEWLVK; translated from the coding sequence ATGGTATTCAAAAAACGTGCGATAGCAGCGTTGGCTGCGGCGACCCTGGCATTCACGGCGGGCACTGCCGTGGCGGCCGAGCCGTTGAGTTTCGTCAGCTGGGGCGGCACTACCCAGGACGCACAGAAGTCGTCATGGGCCGATCCGTTCAGCAAGAGCAGCGGCACTGCGGTGGTCATGGATGGCCCGACCGACTACGGCAAGCTCAAAGCCATGGTCGAAAGCGGCAACGTGCAGTGGGATGTGGTCGACGTGGAAGCCGACTTCGCCCTGCGCGCGGCCAGCGAAGGCCTGCTCGAACCCATGGACTTCAAGGTCATCGACCGCAGCAAGCTCGATCCTCGGTTCGTTTCGGACTACGGCGTAGGCTCGTTCTATTTCTCCTTCGTGCTGGGCTACAACGAAGGCAAGGTCGCCGCCGGCAAGCCGCAGGACTGGACCGCGCTGTTCGACACCAAGACCTATCCCGGCAAACGCGCGCTGTACAAATGGCCCAGCCCGGGCGTGCTGGAAATCGCCCTGCTGGCCGACGGCGTCGCGGCCGACAAGCTCTATCCGCTGGACCTGGACCGCGCCTTCAAGAAGCTCGACTCGATCAAGAAGGACATCGTCTGGTGGGGCGGCGGCGCGCAGTCGCAGCAACTGCTGGCCTCCGGTGAAGTCGCCATGGGCCAGTTCTGGAACGGTCGCGTCTACGCCCTGCAACAGGACGGTGCGCCGGTCGGCGTGAGCTGGAAGCAGAACCTGGCGATGGCCGACTTCCTCGTCGTGCCCAAGGGTTCGAAGAACAAGGAGGCTGCCATGCGCTTCGTGGCCAACGCCACCAGTGCCAAGGGCCAGGCCGACTTCTCCAACCTGACGGCCTACGCGCCGGTCAACACCGAAAGCGTACAGCGCCTGGACTCGGTCCTGGCGCCCAACCTGTCGACCGCGCACGTCGACGACCAGATCACTCTGGACTTCGCCTACTGGGCCAAGAACGGCCCCTCTATCGCGACACGGTGGAACGAATGGCTGGTCAAGTGA
- a CDS encoding NUDIX hydrolase translates to MATLRFCPHCGANGLSLGIPAGDTHERTFCGGCGHVHYVNPKVITGCIVEADGKYLLCQRAIPPRPGTWTLPAGFMESGETTEEGALRELWEEAGVRAEIISPYSIFSVPRISEVYIIFRAMALEVTDAFGPETAARQFFAPADIPWDSIYYPAIRQILERYIQERETGTYGIYMGNDDTGRIHFMR, encoded by the coding sequence ATGGCCACTCTACGGTTTTGCCCACATTGCGGTGCCAACGGCCTGAGCCTCGGCATCCCGGCGGGCGATACTCACGAGCGGACCTTCTGCGGCGGTTGCGGCCACGTGCACTACGTCAACCCCAAGGTCATCACCGGCTGCATCGTCGAAGCCGACGGCAAGTACCTGCTGTGCCAGCGGGCGATCCCGCCGCGGCCCGGCACCTGGACCCTGCCCGCAGGCTTCATGGAAAGCGGCGAAACCACCGAGGAAGGCGCCCTGCGCGAGCTGTGGGAAGAAGCCGGCGTCCGCGCCGAGATCATCTCGCCGTACTCGATCTTCAGCGTGCCGCGCATCAGCGAGGTGTACATCATCTTCCGCGCCATGGCCCTGGAAGTGACGGACGCTTTCGGACCGGAAACCGCCGCGCGGCAGTTCTTCGCGCCGGCGGACATTCCGTGGGACAGCATCTACTATCCTGCCATCCGGCAGATCCTGGAACGCTACATCCAGGAACGCGAGACCGGCACCTACGGCATCTACATGGGTAACGACGACACCGGTCGCATCCACTTCATGCGCTAG
- a CDS encoding purine-cytosine permease family protein gives MSERSSQDPLIESYTVEQVPRTERHGRARDLFTLWFSTNIAPLPIVTGAMVVQVFNLNLAWGLLAIVLGHCLGGVVIALSSAQGPRLGIPQMVQSRGQFGRFGALLIVFFAALIYVGFFISNIVLAGKSIHAMVEPISLPVGSLIGALAATAIGVLGYRFIHTLNRIGTWVMGGALLAAFVFSQPLPVDFLTRGGFTLAGFIATVSLGVIWQVSFSPYVSDYSRYLPSDIGIAKPFWATYAGATLGTILSFSFGAVVVLATPPGTEAMTAVEQATGALGPLLMLLFLLNIISHNALNLYGAVLAIVTAVQTFIAHWTPSVKVRIVLSALVLSGCCLVAVGASGDFIQDFIGLILALLLVLVPWASINLIDFYLIKYGDYDIESIFAADGGQYGRFNWHAIIAYACGIAVQLPFANTALYVGPYAHLVEGADLSWLVGIVVTCPLFYCLATRKQQRAERLRAGYAK, from the coding sequence ATGTCCGAGCGTTCATCGCAAGACCCTTTGATCGAGAGCTACACCGTCGAGCAGGTTCCCCGTACCGAGCGCCATGGGCGGGCTCGGGACCTGTTCACGCTGTGGTTCAGCACCAACATCGCGCCACTGCCGATCGTCACCGGCGCCATGGTGGTCCAGGTCTTCAACCTCAACCTCGCCTGGGGGCTGCTGGCCATTGTGCTCGGGCATTGCCTGGGTGGCGTGGTCATCGCCCTGTCCTCGGCTCAGGGGCCGCGCCTGGGCATACCGCAGATGGTGCAGAGTCGAGGACAGTTCGGCCGGTTCGGCGCGCTGTTGATCGTGTTCTTCGCCGCGCTGATCTACGTGGGTTTCTTCATCTCCAACATCGTCCTGGCCGGCAAGTCGATCCATGCCATGGTCGAGCCGATCTCGCTGCCCGTCGGCAGCCTGATCGGCGCCCTGGCGGCGACTGCCATCGGCGTGCTCGGCTACCGCTTCATCCATACCTTGAACCGCATCGGCACCTGGGTCATGGGGGGTGCGCTGCTGGCCGCGTTCGTGTTCAGCCAGCCGCTGCCGGTCGACTTTCTTACCCGAGGCGGGTTCACCCTGGCAGGGTTCATCGCCACGGTGTCCCTGGGCGTGATCTGGCAGGTCAGCTTTTCACCCTATGTGTCGGACTATTCCCGCTACCTGCCCAGTGATATCGGCATTGCCAAACCGTTCTGGGCCACCTACGCCGGCGCCACCCTGGGGACCATCCTGTCGTTCAGTTTCGGCGCGGTCGTGGTGCTCGCGACCCCGCCCGGTACCGAGGCGATGACGGCCGTCGAACAGGCCACCGGTGCCCTCGGGCCGTTGTTGATGCTGCTGTTCCTGCTCAACATCATCAGCCACAACGCTCTGAACCTGTACGGTGCGGTACTGGCCATCGTCACTGCGGTGCAGACGTTCATTGCCCACTGGACGCCCAGCGTGAAAGTGCGCATCGTGCTGTCGGCCTTGGTGTTGAGTGGCTGCTGCCTGGTGGCGGTGGGCGCTTCGGGTGACTTCATTCAGGACTTCATCGGCTTGATCCTGGCCCTGTTGCTGGTACTGGTGCCGTGGGCTTCGATCAACCTGATCGACTTCTACCTGATCAAGTACGGTGACTACGACATCGAGTCGATTTTCGCCGCCGACGGCGGGCAATACGGGCGCTTCAACTGGCACGCGATCATCGCCTACGCCTGTGGCATCGCCGTGCAGCTGCCGTTCGCCAACACTGCGCTCTACGTAGGGCCTTACGCCCATCTGGTCGAAGGCGCCGACTTGTCCTGGCTGGTGGGCATCGTGGTCACCTGTCCGCTGTTCTACTGTCTGGCGACCCGCAAGCAGCAACGTGCCGAACGGCTGCGGGCCGGATACGCCAAGTAG
- a CDS encoding ABC transporter permease, whose amino-acid sequence MLLTPNAMSRRLRVGLYLTTGSIGVFLLLPIVFIVLLSFGSSQWLVFPPPGWTTKWYLQFFANPEWMAAAWSSLKVAALTTVFAVLLGLPTAFALVRGKFPGRELLYAVFTLPMIVPLVIIAVAVYALFLKLGYTGTLFSFVVSHVIVALPFTIISIINSLKLFDQSIEDAAVICGASRLQAIFKVTFPAIRPGMVAGGLFAFLVSWDEVVLSVMMASPTLQTLPVKMWTTLRQDLTPVIAVASTLLIALSVLVMVVAEIVRRRNPANV is encoded by the coding sequence ATGCTCCTTACCCCCAATGCCATGAGCCGGCGCCTGCGCGTGGGCTTGTACCTCACCACGGGATCGATCGGCGTGTTCCTGCTGTTGCCGATCGTCTTCATCGTCCTGCTGTCGTTCGGCTCGTCCCAGTGGCTGGTGTTCCCACCACCGGGCTGGACCACCAAATGGTACCTGCAATTCTTCGCCAACCCCGAGTGGATGGCGGCAGCCTGGTCGAGCCTGAAAGTCGCCGCGCTCACCACCGTGTTCGCCGTGCTGCTGGGCCTGCCTACGGCCTTTGCACTGGTGCGCGGCAAGTTTCCCGGCCGCGAATTGCTGTACGCGGTGTTCACCTTGCCGATGATCGTACCGTTGGTGATCATCGCCGTGGCCGTGTATGCGCTGTTTCTCAAGTTGGGCTACACCGGCACGCTGTTCTCTTTCGTGGTCAGCCACGTGATCGTCGCCCTGCCCTTCACCATCATCTCGATCATCAATTCGCTGAAGCTGTTCGACCAGTCCATCGAGGATGCCGCGGTGATCTGCGGCGCGTCACGCCTGCAGGCGATCTTCAAAGTCACCTTCCCGGCGATTCGTCCGGGCATGGTCGCCGGCGGCCTGTTCGCCTTCCTGGTCTCGTGGGATGAAGTGGTGCTCAGCGTGATGATGGCCAGCCCGACCCTGCAGACCCTGCCCGTGAAAATGTGGACCACCCTGCGCCAGGACCTGACGCCGGTGATCGCCGTCGCCTCGACGCTGCTTATCGCCCTGTCGGTACTGGTCATGGTGGTTGCCGAAATCGTTCGTCGCCGTAACCCTGCCAACGTTTAG
- a CDS encoding flavin reductase family protein, which translates to MIDAEIYKQVMGSFPSGVTVITTLDDDGQLVGMTASAFSSLSIDPALVLFCPNYKADSYPHLIRSKRFAIHLLASDQQAEAYAFASKGKNKADGIEWSLSALGNPVLKNAIAVIECELWREYEGGDHAIMVGAVKNLLVPCAAQSPLVYCRGKMGALPAFA; encoded by the coding sequence ATGATCGATGCCGAAATCTACAAACAAGTCATGGGCTCGTTTCCCTCTGGCGTGACCGTGATCACCACCCTTGACGATGACGGCCAACTGGTCGGCATGACCGCCAGCGCTTTCAGCTCCTTGTCGATCGATCCGGCCCTCGTGCTGTTCTGCCCCAATTACAAAGCCGACTCCTACCCCCACCTGATTCGCAGCAAGCGCTTCGCCATCCATCTGCTGGCCAGCGACCAGCAGGCCGAAGCCTATGCCTTCGCCAGCAAGGGCAAGAACAAGGCCGACGGCATCGAGTGGAGCCTGAGCGCGCTGGGCAATCCGGTACTCAAGAACGCCATCGCGGTCATCGAGTGCGAACTGTGGCGCGAATACGAAGGCGGTGATCACGCGATCATGGTCGGTGCGGTGAAGAACCTGCTGGTGCCCTGTGCCGCGCAAAGCCCGCTGGTCTACTGCCGCGGGAAGATGGGCGCCCTGCCCGCTTTCGCCTGA
- the ribBA gene encoding bifunctional 3,4-dihydroxy-2-butanone-4-phosphate synthase/GTP cyclohydrolase II gives MAFDSIEEIIEDFRQGKMVLLVDDEDRENEGDLLLAADCCTAEAISFMAREARGLICLTLTDERCQRLGLEQMVPSNGSGFGTAFTVSIEAASGVTTGISAADRARTVAAAVAPQASAADLVQPGHIFPLRAREGGVLTRAGHTEAGCDLARLAGFTPAAVIVEVMKDDGTMARRPDLELFATRHGIKIGTIADLIHYRLSNEHTVTRMGERDLPTVHGTFRLVSYEDRIQGGVHMAMVMGDIRREQPTLVRVHVIDPLRDLVGAEYTGPANWTLWAALQKVAEHGTGVVVVLANHESSQALLERVPHLTQPVRPYSRTQTRIYSEVGTGAQILQDLGVGKLRHLGPPLKYAGLTGYDLEVVESIAFQAPTSQAGATDDIGL, from the coding sequence ATGGCGTTCGACAGCATCGAAGAAATCATCGAGGACTTTCGCCAAGGCAAGATGGTGTTGCTGGTGGACGACGAAGACCGCGAGAACGAGGGTGATCTGCTGCTTGCCGCCGATTGCTGCACAGCCGAGGCCATCAGCTTCATGGCCCGCGAAGCGCGCGGGCTGATCTGCCTCACGCTCACCGATGAACGCTGCCAACGCCTGGGGCTGGAGCAGATGGTGCCCAGCAATGGCAGCGGCTTCGGTACCGCGTTCACGGTTTCCATCGAAGCGGCCAGCGGCGTCACCACCGGCATTTCCGCCGCCGACCGGGCGCGCACCGTTGCCGCCGCAGTGGCACCCCAGGCCAGCGCCGCCGACCTGGTACAACCGGGCCACATTTTCCCCCTGCGCGCCCGCGAAGGCGGTGTGCTGACCCGCGCCGGACATACCGAAGCCGGCTGCGACCTGGCGCGCCTGGCCGGGTTCACCCCCGCCGCCGTGATCGTCGAAGTGATGAAGGACGACGGCACCATGGCCCGCCGTCCGGACCTGGAACTGTTCGCGACCCGCCACGGCATCAAGATCGGCACCATCGCCGACCTCATCCACTACCGCCTGAGCAACGAGCACACGGTGACGCGCATGGGCGAGCGCGACTTGCCCACGGTGCACGGCACGTTCCGCCTGGTCAGCTATGAAGACCGCATTCAGGGCGGCGTGCACATGGCCATGGTCATGGGCGACATTCGTCGCGAGCAACCGACCCTGGTGCGGGTCCACGTCATCGACCCGCTGCGCGACCTGGTCGGCGCCGAGTACACCGGCCCGGCCAACTGGACCCTGTGGGCGGCGCTGCAGAAAGTCGCCGAGCACGGCACCGGCGTGGTGGTGGTGCTGGCCAATCACGAATCGTCCCAGGCCCTGCTCGAGCGGGTCCCGCACCTGACTCAACCCGTGCGCCCCTATTCACGCACGCAGACACGTATCTATTCGGAAGTCGGCACCGGCGCGCAGATCCTGCAGGACCTGGGCGTCGGCAAACTGCGCCACCTGGGCCCGCCGCTCAAGTACGCAGGCCTGACCGGCTACGACCTCGAAGTGGTCGAAAGCATCGCGTTTCAAGCACCAACCTCGCAGGCCGGCGCCACGGACGATATCGGCCTCTGA